The Girardinichthys multiradiatus isolate DD_20200921_A chromosome 7, DD_fGirMul_XY1, whole genome shotgun sequence region AACCGTTCCATCGTATCTCTAGCTGtaagttttggatcattgtcctgctggaaggtgaacctgcactactgtctcaagtcttttgcagcttctaacaacTTTTCCCCTGGGGTCCACTCATGTTTCTATCCACTCAGTCTCTGTTGTAAAAAGGATTCCCTTTGGCATGACTCtggcaccaccatgtttcactgtgaggatGTCATGTTCAGGGCTGTGTACTGTGATAGTTTTCTGCCTCACATGATGATTTGCATGTAGGGCTAAAATGTTCAGTTCAGTCTTGTacaaccagagcaccttctgcaATGTCTGCTTATGGtaaactacaaacaggatcTCTAACAATCTTTCCTTCAACCACAGCTTTCCTTAGTCACTTGTTCACTGAAGCCCACAAGTAATACTGTCAATAAAATTTCCCACCCAAACGGatctctggagctcctccagagttaccatgggccttttggctgcttctctgattaatgttcagtttaggtggatgggcatgtcttggtaggtttagtGAGATCAGCTTACACACCATTATAACCCTAACTCAATGACCATGACCACACATGAGGAGGAAACAATCAAATGCAGAATGTGGATCTGACTGGACCCAACTGTTCCGCGTCTCTCACCTCTCCTGGGTTTTCGTTAACAATCCTGATTATGGCCGACACAGCGCTCTCCTTCTGAAGCTGGTCCAGACCTGGCATGTTGGCGTCAGGAGCATCACCCAGGCCGTCCTTCCCGTGGAAGGTTCCCGCTTTGAGTCTGTTCCCAAGGATAGACCTGTCAGCACCTTTAAACACTGGGATCTGATCCAAAAAGATAAATGAAGACCGCTGAATATAAGgcaaacagaacatttttaaaacacgCAAACACAGAACCACAATAAATATATAGCACAGATAATTCAGAATATAAATGCTAACTACTTGGCACCACTGGGTCAATAAGACACCATGTTAAGAGACAGCACACTGCATGTTTGGCCCACCTCCAGTTTATTGCAGGCCTGCAGAACCCGCAGAGTGTTCTTGCACACATTCTCCACTGCGGTGTTTCCGTGCACGCAGGTGATGCCCAGGAGCTCCACTTTGGGGGTGGCCAGCGCCAGCATGATGGCCTGAGCATCGTCAACACCGCAGTCCACGTCCACTAGGAgcttcttcatcatcctgaaccCTGCTAGAGCACACATTTCTGGCTGACTCAGAAACAAAGACCTCAAATGattaatttttaatacaataatCTAAATGTTACCATCGAACAATCACTTACCTGCAAGATGTTGTAGGGAAAGTAAAACGAACGTAGTTCCTGACAAAATGCAGCCGAGGACAGTCGGCTGAAAACAACCTTTGAGCTACAGAACAAAACAGCTGAATCAGGAATAGGCTACGTGAAGAGAGCCACAAAAAAGGAAGCCAAAAAGTTAATAATCTACTGAAAAGTAGATTGTGTATGTGATATGGACTGTGAATGAAAACAATGCATTAGATGCAGAGCTAGAGAATCCATTACTGATGACAGCCTTACAGATTCACAGTTTTCAGTTATATTCTAAAGATCATCATGTGTTAATacagataaaataaatctaGATCCTTGCAAACAAACTGCCATAAGGTGCAAAGATCAATTTGCATGATCTTTGTTCAGTACCTGCACACACCCAGAAACGTCCAGAGTCTCAGATCTCCTGCTTTTAGGTTGAGGGTCAGCACAACATCGTGTCTGCTTCACACTGCTGCTCCAGCTGTGATATTACCGAATATCATTCACAACGTTGCTCTGACTCCGTCACCACAAAATACAGAAAGATTTTGCTTCTTCCTCTCACAGAAGTTTAGGTTCCTTTTAGGAAATTTTCAGCTGGctgtcaatttatttttattttttattaagtaTTGATAATTTACAGCagaacctttttaaataaaaatcataaaatgcTTTATAAGATACActtctttgtgtatttgtgGTGGCATACAGTTCACTCACTATAACACCTTAAAGTGCTGCTAAAACCTATTTCCCCCTCAAAgagttcttctgttttttgcttttttaaacatgtaacAAATCTTAATGACAATAATAATCTGAGTTAATAAACAATGACTTAGTTTACTGAGGGAATAAAAGTGGTCCACAACGACCTGAccttatgtgaaaatgtaattgatCTTGACGGGAACAACTGTCATGTAGCGTTTATGGTAACTGCCGTTTACATCACTGgaggaattttgacccactcttctttgcagcattgctttattttaatgacaTAGGAGAGTGTTTTTAGCATTAGCAACCCGTTTAAGGTCACCCCACAGGATCTAAATCAGATTTAAATCCATTAGGCAACTCCAAAACTTCTTTTTTGAGCAATTCACTGATGGACCTAAGtttctgacatttttctttAGGAGTTCCTTCTAGGGAGCAGACTTCACGGTTCCATCAACAACAGCAAGTCCTTTAGGTCCTAAAGGCAGCCCCAGACAATCATGCTAccatcaccatgcttgactATCTGTATGAAGCTATTTTCTGAAATCCTGTTTGCTTTACACAAGGTGCAGCGGGATGCACACCTTCTAAAATGTTCCACTGTTTTCATGTCAGTTCGCAGAGGTTTTTCCTTAAAGTCTTGGCGAACATCAAGACACTCAAGTTCTTTTTGTTCAGCAGTGGCTTTCACCTTAAAGCTCTCCCATGGCTTCCATTTTGGCttagtctctttcttattgttgaattacGAACACCAACCCTAACTGAGGCAGGTAGATAGTGTTTTGCGACATCCTGGATGGGTCATTGAAGCACTCTtgggagtaattttggtagtcTGGCCCCCCTGGAATCCCAAAGTCATGGAAGTGTCGGGTGACGGATACTGTTTCACAATACTGTAGGTGTCACAGTGGAGGAAAAATCATTTTTGATAAGAGATAAGACGAGAGGTTGAGATTTATTGCTAAAAGATAAaggacagtaaaaaaaaacaaaaaaaaacagcgaTGGATTTCAACCATATGACAAAAACTGTCAACTTTAAAGACcttaaaacatgaaacaaaaaggagaaaaggaCATACCTCAAGTATTTCTAAATGAGCAATAAATTTGGCCATAACACATCAAACTACTCCAATATCTACCTTATTAGGGTTGTTTCAAACCTTTTGATCTTAAGAACCATTAAATCACATCTCACCCTGCCTAAAGAGGGCAACTGGTCATTCTtccagtttaaaatgaaaacgtcTCAGTGTTGACAGGGAGGAGTAGCTTTATTCAAGCTTTCATACATGGAGATCTTTCTGACAGTACTGATGAGTACAATAAAGTGACAGGTATCGATGAGTTAGACCCGATGCACTCTGCTCTGCTTGTTCCTTGTTGACCAAAGAAATTAGAGCTTAAAAATGCTGCTCGGTGAACCAGAGCATTAATGTTTAAATCTCATTAGAGGCACAAAGCGGTTGGACAATTGGAAAAAAATgccataaatgtaattatttatggaaataaatttacgaaaaaaacaaaataatgctacccttaatttctttattattttcttccaaGTAGGCAGGCTTTCTTATAATCTTTTAAAGTCGTCTTAATCAATAGACGACTGTTTTCTGAAGAGTTTTGATTTGGACTTTGGTCATTTTTTCACTCTCCGTCTGCCCAACATTGGAAGGCATAAAGAGAGTTGTCAAACCTGTAAAATTATCTAAAGCAGATGAacgtcataaaaaaaaaaggcacctCAAACAGGACCTGGGAGATGCTTCATCTCAGCTGCACGCTGTTGATATACGGAGGAATCCAAGACGAGCCTGAAATAAGGTAACGCTCTGACCTTTAAACCACGAAGGTCAAACTTCCTGTGACAGTTTCTACAGTTGGAaatcacagaaaacatgttttattcaccCCACCCCTggattgttttgtttcatttagctGCACATGGAGGGCTGGAGATGAACAATTTACAATTAATATTAATCTATAAAATGCACACCAAGTAGTTCTTAAAAGACAAGATGCCCTATGAAACCTTCAGGCTTTCAAAAAACTCTGAAGCCAGGCCCATAACATCTTCATGCCTCAGGCAACACAACGGGGCGTTAAATTACACCTGAAGTCCTTACCTTATGCCTCTAAAGTGCGATAAGGAGAGGTAGCGACAGAGTCCAGTTGGTGAGAAGGTGTGCAGAGCTCCATAATTATAAAAGGTACTGCTGTCACCTGCTTTTGTCTGTCTAATGCAAATTCATTTGTGTGAGCATTCGTCACAAAATCATCctttaatttattgaaaatgttttgaggaCAGTTTTCTTTGGGGCACATTTTGGAGGATTCACAAAGGGATTTCAGCATCCAATCAGAATGCCTCAAAGGCACATCCTACTGGGAGGAGGCCCCAAGGCAGACCCAGAACTCGCTGGACAAACTACACATCTCCTCCGCTCTGGAAACGACTTTGGATGCCCTGAAATGAACTGGAAAGCCTTGCTGGTTAGAGGGATGTCAGAGTTTACCTCCTTGACCCGTTACCGCTGCAACCCGTCTTGTATAAGTGGAAAAAGATGGATGGttgtgaataataaaaaaaagtcacaaattGAGTTTTCTCTGTAGTTTTATGCTTTTTCTGACTGTATTTAGGGTGATTGCACCACTGTGCTTCATGTGTTGTAAAATATCTCCCCCCTCATCACATAACATGAACCCtaacatgtttttgtgtgtcttgCATGTTCACACAACTAATCTCGTGATGCTGTGCAACAAATGTGCAGGGCAGCCGACTGCTGTCAGATGTTACACGTTTTAACAGGTTAAACTCTTGGCTGTTTTTATGCTGACATGGAGCTTTTTGAAGCCActcatttaattttcttctacTTCTCTCGTTTCATCTCCGCTAAGCTACATTCTTCACCTCATAAAGAGGTTTGTAGCCTAAATACCTCCAAAATAAtgtgattgaaaaccatgttacTCAGAATACTCGAGTGTCTAAAGGTAAACGTGATGTGGCCGACTCATCAGCATACCCGTGGATGCCTTTCCAGTTTGTTGATTGGTTGACCACCCTCTCAGTGATGCAGCTGAATGAGATCTGATCATTCATGATGGATGTTTAAGCCAGGTGCAAATTTTCAGGATTTACTCTGTCCACATTTAACTGAACAGGAACTCGGTTCACTCCATTTACAGCGGTCATTTCAAAGCTGCCATCATCATCTTCTTGAACTTCTCCAAGTCCACCTTTTTCATAATAGAAGCTTTATGTGTCTTCTTCAGAAACCCTGAAGTGTCCACGATCATCATTCCTCTGGTGTGAGTACCCGTCAGCTCAACGCTAACTGGATAACGATCGGTTTCTGTGATGAACGACTCGTCCACAGCGGCCGCCATGGCGTACGAATCACAGGATATGAAGCCCGTGCAACCCAGACACAGGTCCTGCAAGCTTTCTTTCTTGGCCTCCTCCATGCTGTGGTGGAAGATCTTTGTCATGAAACGAGCCTTGTCGCTGTCCTGACCCAACCAGGCGTCACAGAACTCCTGGAGAAACGAGAACAGGTACAAACTGCAGCATTTACCGGTTATACATAAACAGATGTAGCACAGAGGTCATCTTAAAAAGTAAATATgagcttttttggtttttaaacttATTAAAACTTCTAAAAGCGAATAGAGAAAAAATCTGAGCGTGGAGTTCATGTAGGATGTGTTACACTATGACTGGGTTACTCATTCGACCAGAACAAAGCTGAAATGAAGAAGCAGTGTGAAGAAATCACTGATTCCTGCTTTAATAACAAGCAGCATGAAGCCACTGTGAATAAAACTGATCCTCGGGACTTCTGAGCTGCAGTTAAAAACGAACATAAGATGCTATTCTACAGCAGGAGAAGAAGGAGAATTCACAGGAGAAAAACTAGCGATTATCAGAGATGCACTGGTCAGATATGTTGAGGCTAATTCTAGTTCAGACCTGCTGATACAGATTTTACTTCTAGCAAACAAATAAAGACAATTTTACATGTAATTCAGTTGTTATTTAAAATCAAACTAGATTAAGAATTTAATAAGGATTAGATGTATTTGTGTCCTGATTAAAAGATCGTATTTGtattttccccttttcttttccatggCTCTTTTTCCATAGGTGTAAAACAAGCCTTACCCACGGCAGCTGACTGTAGCAGGTAAACTCCCAGCAGGACAGGTGAGTGGGACACTGGTAATCATTCAGCACGACGAATGCAGCCTctggatcagcagcaaagttAAACTCGGCACACACAGAGGTGTTTCCTCGAGCTGAACACCGGAGGAAACCGAAAAGATCAGACAGATGCACAATACAACAGtacaatacagtacaaataaaaacattatgaccacagTTCAAACCGGGCTTTTCGGGTGACCTAATTCATCTTATTTCTGCAGTATAAGGAGGATCGTAAACAGAGACGTTTGGGTCAATCCAGTCAGTTCTGAGCAGctttaaataaatctaattttatGTAAACCAAATTACATTAACAGCATAGATTACATCTGTTACAGCAGTAGAAAAATCAGACTGAAGGAGGAAGTAGGTTGTTGCACAATACCGGGTTTTCACACAGACCGTTGCTGCAAATCCTTCCTGGTCCTTCCTGTTGAAACATTTCTTACTGGCTGAATATTACAAGCATTTTGTTCCACTCATTTCTCTTCCAGTTTTTCCTCCTCTAACTGTAAATTAAACAACAGgagttctttatttttgtttagaagCAGTAAGCCCAGCCACCTATGCTGAATATCAGGGTTTTATAGTGCCTGCATTCAAATACATGGATAAAATCAGCCAACCTCAgtgtaaataattaaaagaaaagtggACTTCAGCTTTTAGCACGGTGGAGCCTTCCAGACATGTTAACCAGTAAAGATATAATATCTTACAGAGTTTGTGTTTTCAGATACAGATTACAAACTTCCTCTGAGGTGGAActggtttttattcagtttctgTGCATGTGCGCCATTAAACTGTCACagattctgtttttaaatagctGATTATAACCCAATAGGTGCTCTTCTTTTTCCTGTCTCTCCCAGTTCGTTTAAAATCCATCCTACCAACACATTTCCCCACAGTTTGGAGTGGCAGTAAGTGGCTTTCAAACATAACCTCTGTGAAACAATCTGTTTTGGTCTGATTTTACTGTTTTCAATCACATTCTGGACTCTGCTGATGCTGTGGGTGGAGATCATTGCTATGGGAGGAGAACCCGTTCAGCTTCGGGGTACCAAAGCTACATAAACGTGCCCGATTTTCGCACCCAACAATGGTAATGATCCTGGGAAAAAACTGTGGAAATGAGCCTTAAGATAttgttctgggctcttttgtgaCTCCCTGGAGGAGTCCTCACGCTCCTGGAGTAATGTTAGTTGGCTGGTCACTACGTGGGAAGGTTCATCACTAgcccatgttttttttctctcaatttGTGGGAAATGGCTTTCACTGTGGCGTCCCAGAGCTTCCCAGTTTGAAAGATGTCACTGACTcggtttctcatctgttcttcaaTGACTTTAGGTCATgatatgttgctttttgagacctTTAGCCTACTCCGTTATCAGacgggttctatttaagtgatttcttgattctacaagtGTGGCAGTCATCAGTCTTGGTGTGTGTAGCGAACTGAAATCATCAGTTTAAACTGCCTTTCGCATTTCCTCTTTGATATAAAACTTGTTTGACAATCTGAAACATTAGCTGTCTGTGTTTCACTCACACTCCGTGTTTCCTCCCATGATGTAGAGTCCTTTGAGTTTTCCTGGCAGACATGGATCCATCCTCACAGCCAGAGCCAAGTTGGTGAGGGGTCCCGTGGCGACCAGAGACACCTGGGAAGCATACACAGACTTAGGATATgcagaaaaaacagtaatacAGTTTACACCCAGCTCTTCTCCATCTTTCACCTCTCCAGGATTCTCATCAACGATCCTGATTAAAGCCGACACAGCGTTCTCTCTCTGAAGCAGGTCCAGACCAGGAGCGCTGGCGTCAGGGGCGTCTCCTAGGCCGTCCTGACCGTGGAAGTTTCCCACGCTGATGCTGGTCCCAAGGATAGGCTTATCGGCACCTTTAAACACTGGAATCTAGTCAATGAAAACAAGACCGCTGGTGATAACTTTACTGGTGCAAATCTACCACATTCTGACACAATACCAACGTTGTTATAATATAACTATACCAAATGGTTTGATAATGATAATGCAGGAACTTGAACGTTCTCAGAATAGCAGAATGTCACATTTCAATcacttccttttttaaaaaccaaactgAAGGTCTGAAATGTTTCGAAGGTTTTCCACAGGTTAACATGAGAGAAGTCAAAATGCCCAGTGTTCCCTCTGGACTTTTTGTAGACAAGTCTCTTTCCATCGCCTTTTGAAAACGTCAGACAATCAGCAGGTGTGACTAAGTGAAAacacaacagctcttcttccaGAAAACATCCTGCTATATCgtcttacatttttttcatgctaaaaccacaaacttcaatgcattttactgGGTTTTaggtgatggaccaacacaaagtgcataattgtgaagtgggaggaaaatgatACAGTTTTCAGCTCTCTGTAAAGTCACCCttcacacaccctgcacatccAGAAACTAAAGGTTTCTCTCCACTCAATAATGGACAAAAAGCATTTGTGAACAGCTGTTTTCAggtttgccacagattctgggTTTGATTTGGGTTTAGACTTTTATCTAACACATAGATGTGCTTTGATTTAACCCATTCCCTTGCATCTCTGCTTGTATGTCCAatgttgttttcctgctggaaggtcaacCTCCTCCAgactcaagtcttctgcagcctctaacatgttttctttatatAGCCTCCTGTGTTtggaccagcttccctgtgcttgctgaagaaaagcatcaccacaacatgatgctgccaccaggctgatgtgcagtgttggttttccGCTGCACAAAATTCCACTTGGCCCCATCTGATGAGAGGCCTTCtgagaacagctggattcatactGAGATGAAACACAGGTGGACCTAATTTACAACGAgttgacttctgaagacaaATATTAAGACTGGTTgagatggattttatttagaggttttAGAACAAAGgagactaaatacaaatgcaagccatGCCTTTTCAGATTTCCATTTAGAAAAgaaaactatgtatcattttcttttcactttctcATTCACCACTTtgcattggtctatcacacaaaagtACAACATGTTACTCCATTATAAATCTCAGTTTAGTCTTtaacaccttttttttaaactttatttgctCAGGAAGGAAGTTGTGTAATACCGGCACATACAGAATTAACACAACTAGTGTCTGTTCTAGAAAATCCAGGGAACTTGTTGTCGACTTCTTTCTCTGCATCGTGTGACTTCAGGAATTCATTGTTGggcagaaaaattaaaacaggcTGACTTCCCACATGACACCAACGACTGCAAATTATTGTCATGCAACACAATTAGTAAGAACATTGTGAAGGACATTCCAGAAACTTCACATTATGGATGCGGATCAGATCAGATGTTGATGAGCTGGATCAATGTCAGGTATTTAACAGAGCAAGTGCTTAATATCTTCCACCACTGTTAAAATCAATTGCAATATTTTATTACTTTCAACagccaaaaacataaattacatgaaatatgaaaatgtcTCAAATTCTACTCCTCCTGACATTACAGAAATGAATGTTATTCTTTAGCACACAGATTTTTCTTGACATCTACATAAAACAAGAATAAGACGTTCAATCACAGCAGCCCAGCACCTACCTCCAGTTTTCTGCAGGCCTGCAGAACCCGCAGCACGTTCTTGCACACGTTCTCCACTGTGGTGTTTCCGTGCACGCAGGTGATGCCCAGGATCTCTACACTGGGGTCACCCAAGGCCAGCATGATGGCCTGAGCATCGTCCACTCCACAGTCCACATCCACCAGCAGCTTTTTATTCATCTTGACCCCTGCAACCCATAAAACCGACACATTTTCTCTGTTGCACCCCACAAATAACTGAGTTAGCTGAACGTCTTTCTTCTAGGCAGAAAAAGGAAACTATCAGTCCCTCACAGTCAAACATGTCCTTCACAGACATCTCTCAAGTTCTGATTTTAGCCTGAAGTGAGTTTTGCTTCTAGACTGAAGCGTTAAACCCCGGGAATCCTTCTTACCTTCTTCCTGACTATTTTGAAGACCTTGCGGCTGCTTCTCCTTGCTGCTCTGCTCAGCCTTCATCTGAAGCATCCCTCTCCTTTTTTTGCGCAGGGATGACATCAGACGGGAATGTGTCTGTCCCTGTGTGAGCAAGAAAATAGGAGCATAAAGACACATGAGGAGTGTAAACTGAGTCAGAGTTGCACAGTGAAGCCTGACCAAACGTACCTGCTGCTGAGTGAGGACGCCTCAGCAAGCCGTTCTCACAGGACGGAAACTTCAATTACTGAAGCATGAATGAAGAGAGGAAAGACACCAATTAATTCGGAACAAAACCAAATTAATAAAcaggtttaatttattttaggttgtatatttaaaaaaatatataaagacaGCCTCTGTGTAGGCTTGTTGAACTTAGCTTTGTTGCAGAATGATTTTGCATTCTGGCCTTTTTCAACAGTATGATATCTATGACAATGCTCTAACAGTGCTTTACCAAAGTATGTCTATCCTATGATACTATGTTACTTTACAACTACAAGCTTGAGTGTATTCATTAACATATTATGTGAAGGCAAAGTAGCAAATGACTGAATATATAACTGTCAATTCATTAGGAGCctttaacaagttttcttccaggatttttctgtattaaatccatccatcttcctgtcctactctgtccagctttcttGTCCCAAATGAAGAAAAgcgtccccacagcatgatgctgccaccaccatatttcacagtAAGACTGGGTTGTTTAAGGTCCTGTCCAGTGTTTTTCTCTACACGTTTCCTTTGTCCTCTGACTCATGGAAAACTGCACACCGGAATGATTAGAAACACGGGGAATATGCTCAGTTTAGATTAAGGTGACTCTTTTgctgtgcattttatttatggggGTATCCGATTAAAGGGGGCGGCaacacgccacacttttcaggttttatttgtaaaaccttttcattttcataattATGTTCTCCATTAATCTATCCATTAAAATACCAACAAAATACACTTAGGTTTGTGGGTGTAAAATGCGGGAAAGATCAAGCGGTTTGGCACCGCAATTAGCAAAGATCTattgaaattaaaatcaaaattaaataaacaaaacaactgaCTGGCAACCTGTCACAGCTTTTAATAGGACTAATCCATAGACACTAAGTAACTTATTTTAACGTTTTAGAGGAGATTTGGACTCCTAGATAGACTGATTAACTACTGGACTGATTTTtccttaaggaaaaaaaaaaataccaccACTATAAATGGAATGTAATTACCGGTAGGTTAAAGGTGAACACATTCTATTTGTGACAAGGATAATGCTGCACAATCTGAATAGCTATAGTTCAACGTAGGCACCTGATGCTAAtatcccatttcttttttttttattattaaatgtggTTCAGATCAGCCAATCCAGATCCAAGAGATCTTGTTCATTTACACTCAAGGCTTGGACATTTAAAATAggttacaaaaaaacaacaaattatatAATTGTCTAATTAGATGCTGGGAAGCCCAAGTTTAATGATAAGACATTGGGAGCAATAATACCAGGTTTTTAAAATTAACTCTTTAAGCAGTCAAATGACAAAATggttcattatttaacaaaaagatATTCTGTTTCCATCTGGTGACTTCAATTTAACATCATCATGACATTTAACTATCCTATAACAGGTTAGATAATGTTCATCAGCTTTATTTAAAGATAAACACCTCATCAACATTAATTATAGATATAAAAAGCAGTTAAGTAACTAAATCTGAAGAAATGTGTACCTTCGTATAGCCATTTGTATATTTCTGGACGTTACACatattttaatctgaaaatcatttattttggaTGCTTGTACGGTTTGGTTTGACTACATGTTTTGTACACATTCAGTCACTCTTAAATTCATTCACTCTTAAATTAAACCCTTCAATGAATCATTGAACAACAAACATCATGGGCAAAATGGGCAAAATGAATCTATAAACATTCATAGTGTAAATTTAGGTCATATTATTCAGAATGAGCTTTCTTTGTTTAGTAGACTTATAGAAACTATCAGCTTCATTGCTGTCAATGTTAGAAGAATGATAAACATTTTAACTGGTTATGTAGACCTAAACAGCTGCACTGgtaaagaaatattaatattaataataaaaaaaggccTAAAATAGAGCTTCTCCAAATTTTTCCACATGAAAAAAGGACAATTGGCGGGAGAGTCCTAAAACTCCCGGGCTGTACAGTAAATCACTTTTAATTCTGAGTGGAGACAAAAACCGAAACCGGTTTGGATTTCAAAATTAAACAATGAAACCCActatttaaatgctttattatcTGTGAACCAAAGTTATGTTAAAACGTTAGCCTGACATTTCTTAAGCAAGATATGTAGCTCAACCACCAGGAGGTTAAGGATGATGTACAGTAAAAAGGACAGTAAAACTTTTTCCGCCATTACTTTTTATCAATGGATGAATGTATAGCGTCGTCTCACCTGTCCACTGAAATGTTGATAATATGAGAGGCTACGGACGTTAAAAACCaactaaataacatttaaaaacaaagattaaaaaCTGCAATCTGTCACCGTCGTCTGTTCCTTTTCCGGGTCGAGCTTCTTCTACATCGTTTGAGTTTCCGGCCAGCCGGCGCCCAGTCACTTGCATTGCTGCCATCTTCTGGATATGGTAAGTATTgcatatttttcttcatttccaTGGATAGTTCGGGATTTTCAAAATTAGATTctcataaaaaagttaaaaactaattaatatCAATGTTCTAGTAAATAACACTCTGGGCGTCTTTATTTTGTACAAATCCAGAGTAGTTGGCCCTGGATGAAGATAATTGACTTGTCTGAAGTGGGCCACAACCTAAGCGGACTTCTCTCATCTACAACAAACTGTTCATGCAATACAATTTAATGACCCTTTAAATAGTTGTCACATTTGCAATGAGCTGCCATTTAGACCAAGGCCCATAATTATTTACACTGAAAATGGAGGTAGGAGACAGCGGGCCACCAGTAATCTTCCTGTGTTAAACATGTAGTAAATattgaacatttaaaatattcatgGTCAGAGTAAAAGTAATTTACACCAACTTACTTGTGTCAGAATGAATTTCCTAGGAGCTTTATATTATAAGAACAAGTTTCATACTAGAAAAATATGTTTGGCACACCATCTTTTATCTCCCTTTCTTGTGCAAATAATCGTTGTTTGGTCAGGTTTGCAGGTTTTTGCTTTACTCTACTTGGATTTATACTTAAATCAACTACAATTTTGGATGGCAGATTGTTGTGAGAGAt contains the following coding sequences:
- the LOC124871753 gene encoding inosine-uridine preferring nucleoside hydrolase-like; protein product: MSSLRKKRRGMLQMKAEQSSKEKQPQGLQNSQEEGVKMNKKLLVDVDCGVDDAQAIMLALGDPSVEILGITCVHGNTTVENVCKNVLRVLQACRKLEIPVFKGADKPILGTSISVGNFHGQDGLGDAPDASAPGLDLLQRENAVSALIRIVDENPGEVSLVATGPLTNLALAVRMDPCLPGKLKGLYIMGGNTESRGNTSVCAEFNFAADPEAAFVVLNDYQCPTHLSCWEFTCYSQLPWEFCDAWLGQDSDKARFMTKIFHHSMEEAKKESLQDLCLGCTGFISCDSYAMAAAVDESFITETDRYPVSVELTGTHTRGMMIVDTSGFLKKTHKASIMKKVDLEKFKKMMMAALK